The genomic segment TAGTCCTCCATAGGATGGCTAGACTTGCCCTTCACACAGTAAAAACCATGTGTGATGTTCTTCCACATCTTGCTTTTACCTCTTCCCATATCAGGAGCTGATCCGCAGAACCCAGCCtttaactaaatattttcaCACAGCAAAAACAACAGAGTTAAATAATACTGCAATCACTCAAGATCCAAAACAACTGTCTATCCACAGATCCTTCAAACCAAATCAGTGATCACCCATGAAAAAACCCATAAGCACAACAGAGATCTATACACAGATTACAGAGCCACCTCTCAAGTTTGGGTTTTTATCAGTAAAAGCTAACAGGTGTGTACAATTTCGTCAGATTCATTTATACCCATGAGCAGGACAAAgcaaaaatcataaatttatcaaggaatcaaactcgaaacTGCATTAGTTAATCTTACTAACTCACTCACTTAAACCCTATTCTATTcctcaaaagaaaaagtttcaaGCTTTACTAATAGAGAAATAGCTAACAACAGAGAAACTGGTTCCAGAGAAACAGTAAACACTAAAACGAGATTCAGATCAAGGAGATCTCACAGTTAAAAGCGTATACCTTCATCTTATGGAGAATATTACTGCCTGCCATTTCTTAGAGACGATTCCTCTGTATCTATCTGTGTGATGAATGAAtgacgcaaaaaaaaaactggagagAGGAACAAGactttgggtttataaaaatggttttgactttttgatGTCTAAAGAAATGTGAactgctctctctctcggtGACTGTAATCGGCTGCTGCGTCCTCCAATGCGGACGCGTTCTCTCCCTAcgacttttcttctttttcccccTCTTGTTCACCCCCTTTTGCTTatgttactattattatttttctttaccattaattaaacttttaattgCACCCACTAATACATTATATTATTCTAATGACGTCCATTTTATCTAATACTACAAAAGCAAGGTTTATATTacattcttaattatttttctagatATGGTTGGttatctaaataaaatataatccaATGATATAGTTGGTCATCTAAAATAATTCACAGTTGTCCTTAACTTAatctttgttaatttgtttaataaagacgtccttttcatttttatttgttgcGAATTGCGATTGATTATTATGTTATGCGTACATTTTGGTTCCTTATTAATTAATGTAGCAAGCAAGTACGTACTCCTACCATCCACCACCATATAgtatatacttttgttttcattttcttaattcttccATAAATTCTTGTCGGCTCATTCACTAGATTCACCTTTCAGAGAGTCTTCTTGGCTCCTTCCAAGGTCTTTCGTCATCCGTCCAATTTTTTCCACATCTTAGATCGGTTTTTTCACGTCATGCAATTAATAatgtattcatattttttttaatgaaaatgtCAAGCAATTAGATTATCACATTTCATTGTGACTGATGAAACTCAAATATATGGTCATTATTTAAAAACGTCAATCATCTCAAGATTTTTATTCAATGTTGATCATCAAGAGGATAAAGATCTTACTAACAATCACACACATAAACGAGGGGGTCAAAGAGTTGGTGATTTGTCTAATCAAGATTTCTTGATTGATATGATCACACTCACATAACATTAGGAATCGAAGAGTTTAGTGATTAGTTTGGTCACCccttttattgattgatttatgaaacatttatttttaacagtAGTAtgttttaacattgttttcacaCCTATTTTATGTGGAttggtattttattttgttcttatctTCGAGTCAAGCTTTGTCAATATGGACGACTAAAAAGACCAACTTGCTTCATTAATTAACTTTGGATATCATATGATGGAAACGTTTATTTTGAGAGAGTTGGGTGGTAGGTAACATATAAAAGTCGTCATTAGAAaaagggaaaattataaataaaggatcTTTTTCTAAAACTTACTTTGGCCATCTAcgcttttttttcaaaagtttggttaaataggttttatgatataaaattagttaattatgcctttaattgttttttcagataaattttgttgattttttgtcccctgaaattaagaaaacatcaATTAATCGGTTTTTGGGGCTTCATCGAGTGGGTCTAAAttgttgttttgggttttgacaAAGTAAGGGAAATTGATCGATTGGAAACCAATTAAggttaaaaaaatttcccaaaagGGCTAATCGATCACGTTAAGGTATAATgtcgatttttcttaatttgtttatcttctaaataatttagaatacgcattctaaaatgtattagaacaaatctaaacaataattacgaaatcttaaccataaattaagaatatttaaaattattcactttccttatttaatttattttctttctattttagggtattctaaggtttacagattacaaattctaaaaatttctatgatatatcttctacttcttttagtatatagggtaaaacgtagaaaacgaattctgaattgatgtagaatgaagaaaaacgtagaatacatattcttaattttgtagaacatataaaattcaggttctgaaatttttagaacaaattttccgtctaaacttcttagaacatgtacaaactgtagaatgaacaatctaaatgtttcagaaagagaaaaaatcgtagaaagtctattctaaacaatttagaccagaaatcaacaatttacaaactgatttttgacacccaaaacttttttttttcaaattttttttttaacagttgtatactaacatgggttttctgtttgtttattggttcaaatttttcaaaacttcactatttctattagtaggggcattttcgtcacaattgacaatcttgaaaaaaaagtgtagatggccaaatttttggaaaaaactcctttatttataattttcccttaGAAAAATGGaagacaaacttttttttttttgtcattaattaTGAAAAGCAGAGCAccactgttttcttttttgtaagtggacaattaatttatttagtttcaaTAGTACTGAATAAATTTACtattatctaaataaatatGAGAATTAGTATAAAATTGCTAATTGCTCTATTTTTCAGTCAGACAGAAACAGGGACATTAAAAAGGAAGTGAAGATAATGGAATCTTGACAGAAGTGAAGAATCCACTAGAGGCAGAGATACATGAGAGAACAGAGGAGATACAAAAATagattctttcttttaaatatttcttttgttattagatttttgattaggatataaattaaaaacaaaggtAAAAAATGCTACAAAACTAGTATAAGATAAAAGGAAAGTAATTAAAGATCAAAGAAACTATCATCATTCTTAAAATGGCTAGATATCTATCAAAGATTCCAGCTCAACACATGTGATTCATCTTGAGTTATATTAGGGTCTGGGTTTTGTGCGCAAGGTACACATCTTACTTTCCATATTACCTCTAATTCAGGGCAATCGCACCGTATCCTTACCTCTTCCttaccatttttcttcttcaatccctGCAACTACATATAGTAACTTCGGTTATACTGATCCCACTGGTTTAAAGAACCAAGAAAttagaaaggaaaaacaaaaaagaaaaggaagagaagaataaATTTACAGTAATTGGAGACGTAAGTTTGAGGACGTTATTCAAACGGCTCACTCCTCTACAATACTGTGGAGACGGCTGCAGAGGTATTCCCTCAATGAAGTTCTCGAACATGTCCCTGCACTGCTCTTCCTCGCTCATGGAAACCGCGGACGTGATCAGTATCATAAGCAACAGAGCACGATGCATCTTAAATTATTCTCTAACTAAAATGATTATTAGGGCGACTGATGAGTACTAGACAAGGTATTAGATGATACGTGTTCCATcacaaatctatatatgtattattattggttaattaGTTTATATGGAAATTATACTATGGTTAGTTTTAAGAAACATGCAATTCTCGTGCTTCCTTCCGTAAGTAATCATGCAATTTGTATAGGTTAATTTGTTAGACCTAACCAACCACAGTCCTTATTATTTTTCCCAACTTTATTTTTGTAAGTACTGTAGTATAATGCTGAAAAGGTCTCTAAAACTTCTTTAGGTCTGATATTTATGTTATGACTGATGAGGAAAATGCATGATTCTTTAACACTGTTGCCTGAGTTATTTTAACAAGATATATAGGTTATAAGGGTGACTCATATATTTCTATTCACTGCTAAATCAAGCCAGAGCCGGACTCAGATGTTACAAGTAATGACGAATTATTTTAAgcaactttaaataattttaatatttaaattaaaaatttgtaaactaaTACTAGTAGTTATTTTTAAACGGATAACTAGGATTTACCGGTGGTATACCACGggacaattttttatattttttgtttgttttataaatcaataacccCATGCATTCTAAAGAAATTAATTCGAATATTTCGTTATAATTAAATTCgaatatgttactataatttcGAATCAATAAATTAGTTCTTCTATTTTTAACTATAGTAAATATAGAAAATCTGTAAGAAATAGATTTCATTAAAAGCGAATATTTGTTATCGAAGAATAGGAAAGTTTTTGATTTCGACTAAGATAATAATGAATGAAGATGCGATTAGTGTAATcggttttttaattaaaaccgACTCTGCAATTAGGATTactccaaaaatattaaaatagattttattatttttattcataaccaatactattaattatttaaagaacATATACGAACTATCGAAATAATGCACAGTGACAtacacataatttaaaattatgtagtAAACCTCATTTCATCCATTGTTAATAGATTTAATAATGAGtctttatattgtaattaaaatatattgaaccaaaaccaaaataattaaatcaatcagACCCTAACCAACTTGGTTCTCTAAGTAAACTAACCAGAGTACCAGATCCTCTTAAAAAAACCAACTCAAGCTTCTTTTCAACTCTTATCACAccgattaagtttttttttcttttgtcgacAACACGATTAAAGTTCTAAAAGACAGATTTTGGGGGTTTTCAATTTAGAGTTCTTATCGATGGTAGgaacaaaatcgaaaaaaaaatcCCGACCAAGTCGATGATAGTGAAAGAgtatcaaaatcaaacaaataattgttTGGGTTGAATTGATTGGAGaaaatatgattgtttatattatttgggAATAATGTTAAAAAGCTGTTAATTTTTTGAGGAAATTAGCATTGAAGTAGAGATAATTTACAGATAAAAATTCTCgattaaagattttatttgattaaatgcCTGATTTTAGGTAGATATATTTCCGTATACGTTTATTTCggaatatatatctataattaaCTACTCCGATTAATTAAAGATTATTTAGGATGTTATTAATTAAGGATTATTTAGGATGTTATTAATAAGGATTATTTAGGATGTTATTAATAAGGATTATTTAGGATGTTATTAATAAGGATTTAAAGCATGATCCGATTAGTGCAATCGGGTTTGTTTGTATGAATTAAAACCGATCCGTTTTGAAAAAAAGAGGATGACACAAATTTTtaacttcaaaaatgttaagatagatcaaattttaagttatatttatgtgttagttttgtttagtgcaagataatataattgtattttactGTTAATTATAGGATTTAACCTGCAGTTTTCCgtaaaataatttgttctctacattatcataaattactcaatttaatatatataatattctaatattgataatgctagcaaaataatgaaatgataaaattatccgtgtaacaccaaattaatgataattaaattaatattcataTTGATCTAAATCCTTCGCACAATATAACTCCATCGCATGATATTTTAACTTTAAGTGTAAATATtcgttatatattaaaataactcaaatgtaaatTAATCTATATCCGagtatacttgtttggttaaaaaaatcctaaagcaatttttaaaatatatatccgcttataaaaatttaattcacatcatatgctaaaaaaaaattaaaattttattaactttatgtgttaaatagtaattcaaataattaaatataacattaaatcaaagtgaaaggagaattatattttaatctaacatattgctttaaattaggtagatagattttaggaaatttgaaattaatattatcaaataagaaaatgattgtgtttggttgtaaggattgtaaagaatttagttgggacttgtttagatataaagaaaaaaaaaagaaaaaagcacaaaaaatatactccaaaaatgttaatatagatattgttttaaattaggtagatagattttaagaaatttgaaagtaatattatcaaataaggaaatgattgtatTTGGTTGTaaagattgtagagaatttagttggaacttgtttggatataaagataaaaaaaaatagcacaaaaatgtactaaaaaaatgttaagaaagATTGACTTTacattctttttcttaactttttcagaatttcaaaattttgtgaatGAGTCATTCGGCCTATTGCACAAAAGTCCagtcaaaatatgtattttggttTAATCTCTTATTGTTAGAGAACTCTATGAGCTTATTCATAATTGACGTTAAACTTAGAAATATTAACGTCAGAATATTAAGACGCTTTTTAAACCGACGGTATTGATCTTACGTCACTTTATACCGACGTTAAGTAAGATATTAAATAATGTAATCAGccgtatttttttttagtgtaattCTTTGTAAAAGCTTTCGTTCTGTTATACTACCAGTCTACTATATTTAAGTGTCCACGTTTCTATTCTTATCCGTATTTGGTATGACTATGATCGTCCTTTTGGCTATGTAAGTGTAGAAACGTTGCGAGATCAAGAAATTTGGTCAATCGTTAAAGcaatttatggttttgtttattaatgGACAATGCCCACTTTTTTCCATAACAACGGTTGTGTCACTTACGGAAATTAAATTCTATTTACTGGTGTTACACTAGCTAGGCACCATTACAAGAAACTCAAGTACATATCCTTTTAACTATATATTGCTGTTACAAGGCTTCCCATTCCAatattcatacatatatatatatgtatatccttGCAATTAATTTAATCTTTCAACGTCGAGATTCTTGGCACTTAacctgtaacaaaaaaaaaacccagttAATTTGCTCATTTATGCATAGGAAAAGACTACACCaagcaataaaaaaatgtgGGGAGGAGAATGGAAATAACCGAGAACAGTCCATAGCAACGGAGATGGGGAAGCTGAGAGTAAGAGAACAACGGAGGGGAAGGTTACTAATGGCGTTGGGGAGAAAAGGAAGATGATTTGCATTTGCCATTATCTCTATgcacacacacactctctctatctctctatgcTCCTCTCTCGATCCCTACATTAGTCAttagaaataattaataatataattcattaACGGTGAAACCGTGAAAAAGAAGTAACCAAAATCGAAGAATCGAGATAGagagtaatatatataactgGAGGGGGTAACTTGACGCCGTTGTTCAAGTGGCGCACGCCTCTGCAGCATTCTGGAGAAGGTTGCTGGAACACTCCCTCGACGAAGCCCATGCACGGCATGAAACTCACGAACACGTCCCTGCACAGCGCCATCGGATTAGTGTCCTGAGAAACGGCGGTTTTCATAAGAACCAAGAACGTTACGATCAGTATGGTACGATCTATCGTCAttgatcttttaattttgaCTGGGTACACTAGCGAAGATGAGATGATTTGGGTGCGATCGCACTATATATAGTAGTTTAGTACTAATCAATTTGTTTAGTTTAATGAACTCATGTACATCTCATGCTTCCTTCTTACTCGGATTAGTTCCAGTTGATGAgttttcttgaatcttttgatataatttaaaattttttcttacatatatatgtttaacatTCTATGTATTTCTTAAGGTAATTAGTAGGTTATAATTGCATGTAATTCGGGTTTATTTATATTGCATGCATTCCATGTGTGAAATGTGTGAGGTGTCATACTGTCATGTCATCTAATATTAATACATGCATGAGCCGATATCATTGCCTATAATCTGGTATCATCAGGACAATTTTTAACTAGTTTTGGATCACAAATTCGAACCACATCACCTTGATTGTCTATAAGGTCTTGTCCGtatgaaaaggagaaaaagatatAGCAACCTTATTAACAAGTCTTTACTATCTTATAGATTCAAAACATCTAAATTAATGTTTTACTATAATTAAGATGTACATTCAGTTTTAGTtcattcaataaataaataatttgggTCTTTAGCGT from the Camelina sativa cultivar DH55 chromosome 12, Cs, whole genome shotgun sequence genome contains:
- the LOC104730508 gene encoding protein ARABIDOPSIS THALIANA ANTHER 7-like, which produces MHRALLLMILITSAVSMSEEEQCRDMFENFIEGIPLQPSPQYCRGVSRLNNVLKLTSPITLQGLKKKNGKEEVRIRCDCPELEVIWKVRCVPCAQNPDPNITQDESHVLSWNL
- the LOC104730510 gene encoding protein ARABIDOPSIS THALIANA ANTHER 7-like, producing MTIDRTILIVTFLVLMKTAVSQDTNPMALCRDVFVSFMPCMGFVEGVFQQPSPECCRGVRHLNNGVKLPPPGSREEHREIERVCVCIEIMANANHLPFLPNAISNLPLRCSLTLSFPISVAMDCSRLSAKNLDVERLN